DNA from Halorarum salinum:
GGACCACCCTTCGTGGACATTCGTTGGCGGGATTCTCGGTCAGCCGCTCCAAAAGGGTTCCGTAACGGAAATTCGGGTGCGAGCGTGGGTCCGGCGGGGGATCAGTCGGTCGCCCCGGCCGCGAACGACTCGATCGCACCCCACGACAGGTCCGCCCGCGCGCCGACACAGCGCGACGCGATGGCGCCGCAGGCGTTCGCGACCGAGAGCGCCGCCTCGTACCCCTCGCCGTCGGCCCGCGCGGCGAGGAAGCCGGCGGCGAAGGCGTCGCCCGCACCGGTCGTGTCCAGCGGGTCGATGTCGAACCCCTCGTGAACGTACGTGCGTCCGTCCGCCCTGAGTTCGGCGCCCGCGGCGCCGCGGGTGATGACCAGTTCCGCCCCGTCGGCGAGAGCGTCCAGGCCGGCGCCGTTCGTCAGCGCGGTCGCCTCGCGCCTGTTGAGGAACACCAGGTCGGCGAGCGGGAGCGTCCTCGAGAAGTCCCGGTCCGCGAACCGGCGGCCGGGCGAGAAGCTGACCCGCACCCCCTCCTCGCCGGCCCTGCGCGCCAGCGCGGCGGCCACGTCCGGGGGCTGGTTCGTCAGGTGCAGGAGGTCGACGTCGAGCACGCCCGCCGGGAGGTCGGACGCCTCGAACGCCTCGTTCTTCCCCCGGTTCGAGAGCATCATCACCTCCCCGTCGCCGTCGACGACGAGGTACTTCACCGCCGTCGCGCCGTCGGCCTCGACGAGGTGCGTCTCGACGCCGGCCTCGGTCAGTTCCCGCCGGGCGAGCCGGCCGGACTCGTCGCCCCCGACCGAACCGAACAGCGCGGCGTCGTGGTCGAGGCTCTCCACGTTGACGGCGACGTTCGCGGCGCTCCCGCCCCCGGCCTGGTGCTGCTCCTCGATGGTCACCTCGCCGTCGCGGGCGGGGAGCCGGTCGACGCGGAGGGTCACGTCCCAGTTGACGTGGCCCGCACAGAGCACCTGCATCTACGACGACTTCGCTCCGCCCTCGCTCCCGTCCCCGGCCAGCCCGTGCCGCGAACCCCCGGAACCCCCGGACTCCTCCCACGGACGCGCCGCCGACTCGCCGAACAGTTCCCGCATCAGCGTGACGACGCTCTCGGGCGGGAACTGGCCGCTCTCGGTGACGATGGCGTCGAGGTACCGCGGCGGGGTGACGTCGAACGCGGGGTTCTCGACGGTGAGATCGCCCAGTTCCGCGCGCTCGTCCGCGGAGATGACCTCCGCCTCCTCGCGCATCTCGATCTCGACGGTGTGGCCGGTGAGCGTGTCCGGGTGGAACTTGATGGTCTGGGCGGCGACCATGATGGGGACCCCCCGCTCGCGGGCGTTGACCGCGAGCCCGGACGTGCCGATCTTGTTGATGACGCTCCCGTCGGCGGCGATGGCGTCCGCGCCGACCACGACGTGGTCGACCTCGTCGAGGTACCG
Protein-coding regions in this window:
- a CDS encoding carbohydrate kinase family protein, coding for MQVLCAGHVNWDVTLRVDRLPARDGEVTIEEQHQAGGGSAANVAVNVESLDHDAALFGSVGGDESGRLARRELTEAGVETHLVEADGATAVKYLVVDGDGEVMMLSNRGKNEAFEASDLPAGVLDVDLLHLTNQPPDVAAALARRAGEEGVRVSFSPGRRFADRDFSRTLPLADLVFLNRREATALTNGAGLDALADGAELVITRGAAGAELRADGRTYVHEGFDIDPLDTTGAGDAFAAGFLAARADGEGYEAALSVANACGAIASRCVGARADLSWGAIESFAAGATD